The sequence GTGTCGATGCTCTTGGCGTTGATGCTCACCTCAACCGACGCGCCGGTGGGCTCGGCCGGGTCGAAGTCGACATGGCCGGAGAACTCACCGAAGCGACCGCGGGCGGTGGCAACCATCATGTGCCGGACGGCGAACCCGATCTCGCTGTGGACGGGATCGATCTCCCAGCGTGCTCGCCCTGCGATCGCCTGGGTTGCCTGAGCCTGTTGCGTGGACATAGTTCCTCCCCGATAACTAGTAACTACGAATCTCGTAGTGCCTACGGGCATGGTATCATTGAAGCGGGGCGATGTCAAGGGACATGGCCTGCTATACTGAGGAGGAACATCGCAGACACCGAGGGAGCGAGAGCATGGCCCAGACACAACAGACGAGCGCCTGCGCTTGCCCGGTCACGCGCGCTGCCAAGCTCCTCGGTGACCACTGGACGCTGCTGATCGTGCACGATCTGGCCGACGGTTGCCGCCGGTTCCACCAACTGCAGGAATCGACCGGGATGAGTCCAGGCGTTCTCTCCGGGCGCCTGCGCCACCTGGAGGCGGCCGGCATGATCACCCGGCGGCAGTACAGCGAGATCCCGCCACGCGTGGAGTACACCTTAACCGAGAAGGGACGTGCCGTCCTCCCGATCATCGAACTCCTGCGCGACTATGGCGAGACCTGGCTGGCCGAGGACGACGAGCTCTGCGACGGCACCGAGTAGCGCGGTCTTCCCGGGCCTAAAAGTCGTTCGCCAAGTGGTGGGCAACGATCTGCGCCTGGAGCGCGTTGTGCGAGTGCTCGCGCGCCAGGCGCTCTGCCCGTTCCTCATCGCGCGCGGCAACCGCCTCGTAGATGGCTCGATGCTCGGCCACCGCCGCGCTCAGCCGCCCGGGCGCGTTGAACTCGTGCAGGGCGACGGCGCGGAACGATCGGCGCCACCGGCGCAGCACTGGACGCCCGCGGCATCTCGTCCCAGAATAGCCGGTACGACGCCAGCCTGTTGCTGATCGCCACCGGCCGTCGATCCGGCCGGCTGGCGGGCTCGGATCCAAGACAACAACCCGCGGCGATGAGGCCGGCTGGCGGGCGAGGCGCATGACACCGGGAGGGGGCAGTGATGCAGCAGGTCGGGGCCAGCCGGCTGAGCGGCTTCGGTGAGTCGGTCTTCAGTGAGATGAGCCGGCTCGCCGTCGAGCACGAGGCGATCAACCTCGGGCAGGGGTTTCCCGACTTTCCGGGGCCGGACCTAGTGAAGCACGCGGCCGCCACCGCGATCAACGCCGACCTCAACCAGTACGCCCCCAGTCACGGGCTGCCCCGCCTCCGCCGTGCGATCGCCACCACCTTCGAGCAGAGCTACGGCCGGGCGGTCGACCCCGACGCCGAGGTGACCGTCACCTCCGGCGCGACCGAGGCTTTGCTCGCCACCCTGCTCGCCATCCTGGAGCCGGGCGACGAAGTGATCCTGATCGAGCCGTTCTATGACGCCTACCCGGCGCAGGTGGTCTTCGCCGGTGGGGTGCCCCGCTACGTGCCGCTCCAGGCGCCCGGCTGGTCGCTCGACCTTGATGCCCTCGCCGCCGCGATCAGTCCACGCACCCGCGCCATCGTGCTCAACACCCCGCACAACCCGACCGGCAAGGTGTTCAGCCGTGAGGAACTCGCGGGCATCGCCGCGCTCTGCCAGGAGCACGACCTGATCGCCATCAGCGATGAGGTCTACGACCGCATCATCTTCGACGGCGCGGTCCACGTCCCGCTGGCGACGCTCCCGGGGATGTGGGAGCGGACGGTGACCGTCAACTCCACCGGCAAGACCTTCAGCATGACCGGCTGGAAGGTCGGCTACGCCATCGCCGCCTCGGCGCTGACCCGCGCCATCCGGACCACCCACCAGTTCATCACCTTCGCCACCGCCACCCCCTTCCAGGACGCCATGGCCGCCGCCATGGAAGATGCACTCACCAGCAACTACTACGCGGAGCTGGCGGCGATGTACACCCGGCTGCGCGATCAACTACACCAGGCACTCGAGGGCGCGGGACTGCCGGTGCTGCCCTGCCGGGGAAGCTACTTCCTGCTGGCCGACATTTCCGGGCTGGGCTTCGACACCGACGTCGCCTTCTGCCGCTTCCTGACGACCGAGGTCGGCGTGGCCGCGATCCCGCCGTCCGCCTTCTATGCCGATCCGGCCACCGCGCCGTTGCTCGCGCGCTTCTGCTTCGCCAAGCGACCGGAGACGATTGCCGCCGCCGCCGAACGTCTCTCCGCCCTGGCCACCTTTCGCCACTCCTGACCCCGCCCGGTAGCGGCAACCAGGAGCGCGGGCGTCCTCGCCCGGCCCCTTCGCCAGGAGCGCCGGCAGCTAGCCTGTCCCGTCGGAGCGGCCCTCACCCCCTAACCCCCTCTCCCAGAGTTGGGAGAGGGGGACATGATGCGTCGTGCGTCACGCGTTAGTCGTCGGCCGTCTTCGGTCGTGCTCCCCTCTCCTCAGGTTGGGAGAGGGGTCGGGGGTGAGGGCCACTCTTGCGGATTGAGTCCGCGCAAGACGCCCGCGCTCCTCATGCCTTCCCTTGCATACCGGCTATCGCTTGAGGCATTCTGTGTCCGAATGTCAGTGTTCTGACTTGCACAACGCATCCCGCGTTGCGCACACTTGAGTCCTCGCGGAGCGAGGGGCGGTGGTCGTACCGCAGCAGGTGGCACCGAGTGTGCTGCTTCTCCGCGAGGAGGCGCGCGTCCGTCGACCGTACGCGCACCACGCGAGCATGATAACGACGCACCCCCTCCTGCCACGATGCGGAGGGGAAGGGCCCCGGTGCCGCGGGCACCTGCGTACACTCTCAGGGGGGTCGCCGTGGATCGAAGGTCGAAGGGGACAACGAGGCACCGACACGGCCGCTCCATCCTGTTCGGCGCGGTCGTCTTGCTGCTCCTGCTCACCAGCAGTTCCCTGACAGCGCATGCGACCACCGCCGGCGGACCGAAGCCGCAGGTGCCGGATCGCGATCCCAACTCAG is a genomic window of Sphaerobacter thermophilus DSM 20745 containing:
- a CDS encoding winged helix-turn-helix transcriptional regulator, producing MAQTQQTSACACPVTRAAKLLGDHWTLLIVHDLADGCRRFHQLQESTGMSPGVLSGRLRHLEAAGMITRRQYSEIPPRVEYTLTEKGRAVLPIIELLRDYGETWLAEDDELCDGTE
- a CDS encoding FCD domain-containing protein, which translates into the protein MLRRWRRSFRAVALHEFNAPGRLSAAVAEHRAIYEAVAARDEERAERLAREHSHNALQAQIVAHHLANDF
- a CDS encoding methionine aminotransferase, yielding MQQVGASRLSGFGESVFSEMSRLAVEHEAINLGQGFPDFPGPDLVKHAAATAINADLNQYAPSHGLPRLRRAIATTFEQSYGRAVDPDAEVTVTSGATEALLATLLAILEPGDEVILIEPFYDAYPAQVVFAGGVPRYVPLQAPGWSLDLDALAAAISPRTRAIVLNTPHNPTGKVFSREELAGIAALCQEHDLIAISDEVYDRIIFDGAVHVPLATLPGMWERTVTVNSTGKTFSMTGWKVGYAIAASALTRAIRTTHQFITFATATPFQDAMAAAMEDALTSNYYAELAAMYTRLRDQLHQALEGAGLPVLPCRGSYFLLADISGLGFDTDVAFCRFLTTEVGVAAIPPSAFYADPATAPLLARFCFAKRPETIAAAAERLSALATFRHS